The following proteins are co-located in the Pseudomonas antarctica genome:
- the proB gene encoding glutamate 5-kinase, whose protein sequence is MRSKVTGAQRWVVKIGSALLTADGKGLDRAAMSVWVEQMVALHEAGVELVLVSSGAVAAGMSRLGWTARPSAMHELQAAAAIGQMGLVQAWESSFAEHGRHTAQILLTHDDLSDRKRYLNARSTLRALVELKVIPVINENDTVVTDEIRFGDNDTLAALVANLVEADLLVILTDRDGMFDADPRNNPDAQLIYEARADDPALDAVAGSVGGALGRGGMQTKLRAARLAARSGAHTIIVGGRLERVLDRLKAGERIGTLLSPERGMLAARKQWLAGHLQTRGTLVLDEGAVSALSQGNKSLLPVGVKLVQGSFRRGEMVVCVAPDGREIARGLANYSALEAQKIIGQSSEAIVGLLGYMAEPELVHRDNLILV, encoded by the coding sequence ATGCGGAGCAAAGTGACAGGTGCGCAGCGCTGGGTCGTAAAGATCGGAAGTGCGCTGTTGACGGCAGATGGCAAAGGTCTGGATCGCGCAGCCATGAGCGTCTGGGTCGAGCAGATGGTGGCCTTGCATGAGGCCGGTGTCGAGTTGGTGCTGGTGTCGTCCGGGGCCGTTGCCGCCGGGATGAGCCGCCTCGGCTGGACCGCGCGACCCAGCGCGATGCACGAACTGCAAGCCGCCGCCGCCATCGGCCAAATGGGCCTGGTGCAAGCCTGGGAATCCAGCTTCGCCGAGCACGGCCGCCACACGGCGCAGATCCTGCTGACCCACGACGACCTGTCCGACCGCAAGCGCTACCTCAACGCTCGCAGCACCTTGCGCGCGCTCGTGGAGCTCAAGGTGATCCCGGTGATCAACGAGAACGACACGGTGGTCACCGACGAGATCCGTTTTGGTGACAACGACACCCTGGCCGCACTGGTGGCCAACCTGGTGGAGGCTGACCTGCTGGTGATCCTCACCGACCGTGACGGCATGTTCGACGCCGACCCGCGCAACAACCCCGACGCCCAGTTGATCTACGAAGCCCGCGCCGATGACCCGGCGCTGGACGCCGTGGCCGGCAGTGTCGGCGGCGCCCTGGGCCGTGGCGGTATGCAGACCAAGCTGCGTGCAGCGCGCCTGGCTGCGCGTTCCGGCGCCCACACCATCATCGTCGGTGGGCGCCTGGAGCGGGTGCTGGACCGCCTCAAGGCCGGAGAGCGCATCGGTACGCTGCTGTCGCCGGAACGTGGCATGTTGGCGGCGCGCAAGCAGTGGTTGGCCGGTCATCTGCAAACCCGTGGCACGCTGGTGCTGGACGAAGGCGCCGTGTCGGCGTTGTCCCAAGGCAACAAGAGCCTGCTGCCGGTGGGCGTCAAATTGGTGCAGGGCAGCTTCCGCCGTGGTGAGATGGTGGTGTGCGTGGCGCCGGACGGTCGTGAGATCGCCCGTGGCCTGGCCAACTACAGTGCCCTGGAAGCGCAGAAAATAATTGGACAATCGTCTGAAGCGATTGTCGGACTCCTGGGTTACATGGCGGAACCGGAACTGG
- the cgtA gene encoding Obg family GTPase CgtA has translation MKFVDEVSIRVKAGDGGNGCMSFRREKFIENGGPNGGDGGDGGSIYMMADENLNTLVDYRYTRHFDAERGSNGGSTDCTGKKGEDLVLRVPVGTTIIDSATQEVIGDLTKAGQKLMVVQGGWHGLGNTRFKSSTNRAPRQTTPGKPGEQRDLKLEMKVLADVGLLGLPNAGKSTFIRSVSAAKPKVADYPFTTLVPNLGVVSVDRWKSFVVADIPGLIEGASDGAGLGIRFLKHLSRTRLLLHLVDMAPLDDTSAPDAAEVIVSELTKFSPALAERDRWLVLNKCDQILEEEHEERVKEIVDRLEWEGPVYVISAIAKEGTERLCRDIMRYLEDRADRLAADPVFKAELAELDQQIEDEARAQLQALDDQRALRRSGVKSVHDIGDDDWDEEDVDDEDGPEIIYVRD, from the coding sequence ATGAAGTTCGTTGATGAAGTTTCCATCCGAGTAAAAGCAGGCGACGGCGGTAACGGTTGCATGAGTTTCCGTCGCGAAAAATTCATCGAAAACGGTGGCCCCAACGGCGGTGACGGCGGTGACGGCGGTTCCATCTACATGATGGCCGACGAAAACCTCAACACCCTGGTCGACTACCGTTACACCCGGCACTTCGATGCCGAGCGTGGCTCCAACGGCGGCAGCACCGACTGCACCGGTAAAAAGGGCGAAGACCTGGTACTGCGCGTACCGGTCGGCACCACGATCATCGACTCCGCTACCCAGGAAGTGATTGGCGACCTGACCAAGGCCGGCCAAAAGCTGATGGTTGTGCAGGGCGGCTGGCACGGTCTGGGTAACACCCGATTCAAGTCCAGTACCAACCGTGCACCACGCCAGACCACGCCGGGCAAGCCGGGCGAGCAGCGTGACCTGAAACTCGAAATGAAAGTATTGGCCGACGTAGGCCTGTTGGGTTTGCCGAACGCCGGCAAAAGTACCTTCATCCGCTCGGTCTCGGCCGCCAAGCCGAAAGTCGCCGACTACCCGTTCACCACCCTGGTGCCGAACCTGGGTGTGGTCAGCGTCGATCGCTGGAAAAGCTTCGTGGTCGCCGACATTCCTGGCTTGATCGAAGGTGCTTCCGACGGCGCAGGCCTGGGGATTCGCTTCCTCAAGCACTTGTCGCGTACCCGTTTGCTGCTGCATCTCGTCGACATGGCGCCGCTGGATGACACCAGCGCACCGGACGCCGCCGAAGTGATCGTCAGCGAACTGACCAAGTTCAGCCCGGCCCTGGCCGAGCGTGATCGCTGGCTGGTACTGAACAAGTGCGACCAGATCCTGGAAGAAGAGCACGAAGAGCGCGTCAAGGAAATCGTCGATCGCCTGGAGTGGGAAGGTCCGGTCTACGTGATCTCGGCCATCGCCAAAGAAGGTACCGAGCGTCTGTGCCGCGACATCATGCGCTACCTGGAAGACCGCGCCGACCGCTTGGCGGCTGACCCGGTATTCAAGGCCGAACTGGCCGAACTCGATCAGCAGATCGAAGACGAAGCCCGCGCTCAGTTGCAGGCTCTGGACGACCAGCGTGCCCTGCGCCGCAGCGGCGTGAAGTCGGTCCATGACATCGGCGACGATGATTGGGACGAAGAAGACGTGGATGATGAAGACGGTCCGGAAATCATTTACGTGCGCGACTGA
- the rpmA gene encoding 50S ribosomal protein L27, translated as MAHKKAGGSTRNGRDSEAKRLGVKMYGGQKIIPGNIIVRQRGTQFHAGYGVGMGKDHTLFAKIEGVIKFEVKGAFNRRYVSVVAA; from the coding sequence ATGGCACACAAAAAAGCTGGTGGTAGTACCCGTAACGGTCGCGACTCAGAAGCCAAACGCCTTGGCGTTAAGATGTATGGCGGCCAGAAAATCATTCCGGGCAACATCATCGTGCGTCAGCGCGGCACCCAATTCCACGCCGGTTACGGTGTTGGCATGGGTAAAGATCACACCCTCTTCGCGAAAATCGAAGGCGTGATCAAGTTTGAAGTAAAAGGCGCGTTCAACCGCCGTTACGTGAGCGTTGTCGCCGCTTAA
- the rplU gene encoding 50S ribosomal protein L21 translates to MSYAVIVTGGKQYKVAPGEYLKIEKLEIATGESVTFDRVLLVANGDDVNIGAPVVAGATVVAEVISQGRHDKVRIIKFRRRKHHMKRMGHRQWYTEIKITGIQA, encoded by the coding sequence ATGTCGTACGCAGTAATTGTTACTGGTGGCAAGCAATACAAGGTCGCCCCAGGTGAATACCTGAAGATCGAAAAACTGGAAATCGCTACTGGCGAATCCGTTACTTTTGATCGCGTTCTGTTGGTCGCCAATGGCGATGACGTGAACATCGGCGCTCCAGTGGTTGCTGGCGCTACCGTTGTGGCTGAAGTGATCTCCCAAGGTCGTCACGATAAAGTCCGCATCATCAAGTTCCGTCGTCGTAAGCACCACATGAAGCGTATGGGCCACCGCCAGTGGTACACCGAGATCAAAATCACCGGTATTCAGGCTTAA
- a CDS encoding polyprenyl synthetase family protein codes for MQPQAFYRAVADDFSAVDGIIKQQLTSKVPLVSKIGDYITSAGGKRLRPLLVLLCGKALGREGDDLRLLAATIEFLHTATLLHDDVVDMSGMRRGRETANAMWGNAPSVLVGDFLYSRSFEMMVELGSMPVMKILSQATRIIAEGEVLQLSKVRDASTTEETYMEVIRGKTAMLFEASTHSAAALCGATAEQAEALRTFGDHLGVAFQLVDDLLDYRGDAETLGKNVGDDLAEGKPTLPLIYTMREGTPEQAALVRKAIQKGGIEDLESIRAAVEASGSLDYTAQLARDYVARAIQCLEALPASEYRDALVELSEFAVARTH; via the coding sequence ATGCAACCCCAAGCTTTCTACCGCGCGGTCGCGGACGATTTTAGCGCCGTCGACGGCATCATCAAGCAGCAGCTGACGTCTAAAGTGCCGCTGGTCTCCAAAATTGGCGACTACATTACGTCGGCGGGCGGCAAACGCCTGCGTCCTTTATTAGTGTTGCTGTGCGGCAAGGCCCTGGGCCGCGAAGGCGATGACTTGCGCCTGCTGGCAGCTACTATCGAATTCCTGCACACCGCCACCCTGCTGCATGACGACGTGGTCGACATGTCGGGCATGCGCCGTGGCCGGGAGACCGCCAATGCCATGTGGGGCAATGCCCCTAGCGTATTGGTAGGCGACTTTCTGTATTCACGCTCGTTCGAAATGATGGTCGAGCTGGGCTCGATGCCGGTGATGAAGATTCTTTCACAAGCCACGCGCATCATCGCCGAAGGCGAAGTGTTGCAGCTGTCGAAGGTCCGCGATGCCAGCACCACCGAAGAAACCTACATGGAAGTGATTCGCGGCAAAACCGCGATGCTTTTCGAAGCCTCCACCCACAGTGCCGCCGCCCTGTGTGGCGCCACTGCCGAACAGGCCGAAGCCCTGCGCACCTTTGGCGATCACCTGGGCGTGGCGTTCCAACTGGTGGACGACCTGCTCGACTACCGTGGCGACGCCGAAACCCTGGGCAAGAACGTCGGTGACGACCTGGCCGAGGGCAAGCCGACCTTGCCGCTGATCTACACCATGCGCGAAGGCACGCCGGAACAGGCTGCACTGGTGCGCAAAGCGATCCAGAAAGGCGGGATTGAAGACCTGGAAAGCATTCGCGCTGCCGTGGAAGCCTCGGGCTCCCTGGATTACACCGCACAGTTGGCGCGTGACTACGTCGCCCGTGCCATCCAGTGCCTGGAAGCACTCCCCGCCAGTGAATACCGGGATGCCCTGGTTGAGCTGAGTGAGTTTGCGGTCGCGCGTACTCACTGA
- a CDS encoding zinc ribbon domain-containing protein YjdM, translating into MSTLPPCPKCNSEYTYEDGAQLICPECAHEWSANGEAEAAGDETVKKDSVGNVLQDGDTITVIKDLKVKGTSLVVKVGTKVKNIRLCDGDHDIDCKIDGIGPMKLKSEFVRKV; encoded by the coding sequence GTGAGCACGTTGCCACCCTGCCCGAAATGCAATTCCGAATACACCTACGAAGACGGCGCCCAGCTGATCTGCCCGGAATGCGCCCATGAGTGGTCCGCCAATGGCGAGGCCGAAGCGGCCGGTGATGAAACCGTGAAGAAAGACTCTGTAGGCAACGTCCTGCAAGACGGCGACACCATCACTGTCATCAAGGACCTCAAGGTCAAAGGCACTTCCCTGGTGGTCAAAGTGGGCACCAAGGTCAAGAACATCCGCCTGTGCGACGGCGACCACGATATCGATTGCAAGATCGACGGTATCGGCCCGATGAAACTCAAGTCAGAGTTCGTCCGCAAAGTCTGA
- a CDS encoding FKBP-type peptidyl-prolyl cis-trans isomerase — protein MSEVNLSTDETRVSYGIGRQLGDQLRDNPPPGVSIDAILAGLTDAFAGKPSRVDQEQMAASFKVIREIMQAEAAAKAEAAAGAGLAFLAENAKRDGITTLASGLQFEVLTAGDGAKPTREDQVRTHYHGTLIDGTVFDSSYERGQPAEFPVGGVIAGWTEALQLMNAGSKWRLYVPSELAYGAQGVGSIPPHSVLVFDVELLDVL, from the coding sequence ATGTCCGAAGTTAATCTGTCCACCGACGAAACCCGCGTCAGCTACGGTATCGGCCGTCAGTTGGGCGACCAGCTGCGCGACAACCCGCCACCGGGCGTTAGCATCGACGCCATCCTGGCTGGCCTGACCGACGCTTTCGCAGGCAAGCCAAGCCGCGTTGATCAAGAGCAAATGGCTGCCAGCTTCAAAGTTATCCGCGAAATCATGCAAGCCGAAGCGGCTGCCAAGGCTGAAGCGGCTGCTGGCGCTGGCCTGGCGTTCCTGGCTGAAAACGCCAAGCGTGATGGCATCACTACCCTGGCTTCCGGTCTGCAATTTGAAGTGCTGACCGCCGGTGATGGCGCCAAGCCGACCCGTGAAGACCAAGTGCGTACTCACTACCACGGCACTCTGATCGACGGCACTGTGTTCGATAGCTCCTACGAGCGTGGCCAGCCTGCAGAATTCCCGGTTGGCGGCGTGATCGCCGGTTGGACCGAAGCCCTGCAACTGATGAATGCCGGCAGCAAATGGCGTCTGTACGTGCCGAGCGAACTGGCTTACGGCGCTCAAGGCGTTGGCAGCATCCCGCCGCACAGCGTTCTGGTGTTCGACGTTGAGCTGCTCGACGTTCTGTAA
- a CDS encoding glyoxalase superfamily protein — protein MHLGKVTPILRIFDEAKALEFYVEFLGFKVDWQHRFEANFPLYLQVSLGECVLHLSEHHGDASPGAAVRIQAHGVDAYQQQLLAKDYRYAKPGVEEAPWGSREMSVSDPFGNRLVFVEEGDG, from the coding sequence ATGCACTTAGGAAAGGTCACCCCCATCTTGCGTATTTTCGACGAGGCCAAGGCGTTGGAATTCTACGTCGAGTTCCTCGGGTTCAAGGTCGACTGGCAGCATCGTTTTGAGGCGAATTTTCCGTTGTATCTGCAGGTGTCGCTGGGGGAATGCGTGCTGCATTTGTCCGAGCATCATGGCGATGCTTCGCCGGGGGCGGCGGTGCGGATTCAGGCGCACGGGGTGGACGCGTATCAGCAGCAGTTGTTGGCCAAGGATTACCGGTATGCCAAGCCTGGGGTTGAGGAAGCGCCTTGGGGCTCGCGGGAGATGAGTGTCAGCGATCCGTTTGGCAATCGGCTGGTGTTTGTTGAGGAAGGCGACGGCTGA
- a CDS encoding N-acyl-D-amino-acid deacylase family protein, with the protein MKYDTLIRQALIIDGSNSPGYVADVGVRAGRIETIGDLSTAQAEHEIDANGRVLAPGFIDVHTHDDTVVIRHPQMLPKLSQGVTTVIVGNCGISASPVNLRSDPPDPMNLLGSREAFVYPRFADYRAAVESAHPAVNVAALIGHTALRSNHMDDLHRTATPDEIAAMRTQLQESLEAGALGLSTGLAYASAFNAETDEVLQLSEELTAFGAVYTTHLRSEFEPVLEAMDEAFLIGRHAKVPVIISHLKCAGAGNWGRSPQLLASLEAAAKTHPVGCDCYPYAASSSTLDLKQVTDAFRITITWSTPHPEVGGRDLQAIAAEWDVSLMDAARRLQPAGAVYYGMDEADVRRILAHPLSMVGSDGLPEDPFPHPRLWGAFPRVLGHFSRDVGLFPLHTAVHKMTGLSAARFGLAERGEIRQGYWADLVLFDPLRVRDVADFKAPQRAAEGIDGVWINGVLSYIDGQANGQRPGRFLARNGDLRGGFSSL; encoded by the coding sequence ATGAAGTACGACACGCTGATTCGCCAGGCGCTGATCATAGATGGCAGCAACTCCCCGGGCTATGTCGCTGATGTAGGTGTGCGGGCAGGGCGGATCGAAACGATTGGCGACCTGTCGACCGCGCAGGCTGAGCACGAAATCGATGCGAATGGCCGTGTGTTGGCGCCGGGCTTTATCGACGTGCACACCCACGATGACACGGTGGTGATCCGTCACCCGCAGATGTTGCCCAAGCTCAGCCAGGGTGTGACCACGGTGATTGTCGGCAACTGTGGCATCAGCGCGTCGCCGGTCAATTTACGCAGCGACCCGCCGGACCCGATGAACCTCTTGGGGTCGCGTGAAGCGTTCGTTTATCCGCGCTTTGCCGATTACCGTGCTGCCGTGGAAAGTGCGCATCCGGCGGTGAACGTTGCCGCGCTGATCGGCCATACGGCCCTGCGCAGCAACCATATGGACGACCTGCACCGCACCGCCACGCCCGACGAAATCGCCGCCATGCGCACGCAATTGCAGGAAAGCCTGGAGGCGGGTGCCCTTGGTTTATCCACAGGCCTGGCCTACGCCAGCGCATTCAATGCCGAGACCGATGAAGTGCTGCAACTCAGTGAAGAACTGACGGCCTTCGGTGCGGTGTACACCACCCATTTGCGCAGCGAATTCGAACCGGTGCTGGAGGCGATGGACGAGGCGTTTCTCATCGGCCGACATGCCAAGGTGCCGGTGATTATTTCCCACCTCAAATGTGCGGGGGCGGGTAACTGGGGGCGTAGTCCGCAGTTGTTGGCGTCGCTGGAAGCCGCAGCGAAAACCCACCCGGTGGGGTGTGATTGTTATCCCTATGCGGCCAGCTCTTCGACGCTGGATCTCAAGCAGGTCACCGATGCCTTTCGTATCACCATCACCTGGTCCACGCCGCACCCTGAAGTGGGTGGGCGCGACTTGCAGGCTATCGCCGCCGAATGGGACGTTTCGCTGATGGACGCAGCACGCCGTCTGCAACCGGCGGGGGCGGTGTACTACGGGATGGATGAAGCGGATGTGCGACGTATCCTGGCGCATCCGCTGTCGATGGTGGGGTCTGACGGGCTGCCTGAAGACCCGTTTCCTCACCCGCGTTTGTGGGGCGCGTTTCCCCGGGTGCTGGGGCATTTCAGCCGCGACGTTGGGCTGTTCCCGTTGCACACGGCGGTGCACAAGATGACGGGGTTGTCGGCAGCCCGATTTGGTTTGGCTGAGCGGGGCGAAATTCGTCAAGGCTACTGGGCTGACCTGGTGTTGTTCGACCCGTTGCGGGTGCGTGATGTAGCGGATTTCAAAGCGCCGCAACGCGCGGCTGAGGGCATTGATGGTGTGTGGATCAACGGAGTGTTGAGCTACATCGATGGCCAGGCCAACGGTCAGCGACCGGGGCGGTTTCTGGCGCGTAATGGGGATTTGCGCGGTGGTTTTTCGTCTCTATAG
- a CDS encoding MurR/RpiR family transcriptional regulator, translated as MDILYQIRARQDSFSAGEGRIARLMLDDVGFAASASLEELSQRAEVSTATLSRFARSVGCRDLRDLRLQLAQASGVGSRFLDPAGLPEQSAFHRQILGDVEATLRQHLSGFNQASFVDAVSLLGKARMIHAFGMGGPSSLCSEELQVRLVRLGYPIAACRDPVMMRVTAATLGPEHALIVCSLSGLTPELLDVVRLARNYDTPIVAITLADSPLAQLADVLLPLQPAETSFIYKPTAARYGMLLAIDLLATELALAMPDDNQERLRRIKLALDDYRGGPDSLPLGD; from the coding sequence ATGGACATCCTCTACCAGATTCGTGCTCGCCAGGATTCCTTCAGCGCCGGTGAGGGACGTATCGCCAGGCTGATGCTCGATGACGTGGGCTTTGCCGCGTCGGCCAGCCTGGAAGAGTTGTCGCAACGGGCCGAGGTCAGCACGGCGACCTTGTCGAGGTTTGCGCGCAGTGTGGGTTGCCGCGATCTGCGGGATTTGCGCCTGCAACTGGCGCAGGCCAGCGGGGTGGGTAGCCGGTTTCTGGACCCGGCAGGGTTGCCGGAACAGTCGGCGTTTCATCGGCAGATTCTCGGCGATGTCGAAGCGACGTTGCGCCAGCATTTGTCAGGCTTTAACCAGGCGAGTTTTGTCGATGCAGTCAGCCTGTTGGGCAAGGCGCGGATGATTCACGCCTTCGGCATGGGCGGCCCGTCGAGCCTGTGCAGTGAGGAACTGCAGGTGCGACTGGTGCGTCTGGGTTACCCGATTGCCGCTTGCCGCGACCCGGTGATGATGCGTGTCACGGCCGCGACGTTGGGCCCTGAACATGCCTTGATCGTTTGCTCGCTCTCCGGGCTCACTCCCGAATTGTTGGACGTGGTGAGGCTGGCGCGCAACTACGACACGCCCATCGTTGCCATCACGCTGGCCGACTCACCGCTGGCCCAGTTGGCAGACGTGTTGTTGCCATTGCAGCCGGCCGAAACCAGTTTTATCTACAAGCCGACCGCAGCGCGCTACGGCATGCTGTTGGCCATCGACTTGCTCGCCACCGAGCTGGCGCTGGCCATGCCGGACGACAACCAGGAACGCCTGCGCCGGATCAAGCTGGCCCTGGACGATTATCGCGGCGGCCCCGATAGCCTGCCGCTTGGAGATTGA
- a CDS encoding gluconate:H+ symporter has product MAAPLGLGLLAYAAIAIIALIVLIARYRLNPFIVITLVSIGLALMAGMPADTIMGSYEAGVGKTLGHIALVVALGTMLGKMMAESGGAEQVARTLINRFGERNAHWAMVCIAFLVGLPLFFEVGFVLLVPIAFTVARRVGVSILMVGLPMVAGLSVVHALVPPHPAAMMAVLAYNASVGQTVLYAILIGIPTAIIAGPLYAKFIVPRIHLPAENPLERQFIEREPRTRLPSFTLTMGTILLPVVLMMIGGWANVISTPGNGFNQFLLFIGNSVIALLVATLVSFWTLGLAQGFNREAILKFTNECLAPTASITLLVGAGGGLNRILVDAGVTNEILGLAHAFHLSPLVMGWLFAALMRIATGSATVAMTTASGVVAPVAMGLGYPHPELLVLATGAGSVIFSHVNDGGFWLIKEYFNMTVIQTFKTWTVLETLISVVAFGLTYGLSCIL; this is encoded by the coding sequence ATGGCCGCACCACTGGGCTTGGGGCTGCTGGCATACGCTGCCATCGCCATCATTGCATTGATCGTGCTGATTGCACGTTACCGACTCAACCCGTTTATCGTCATCACCCTGGTGTCTATCGGCCTGGCGCTGATGGCCGGGATGCCCGCCGATACCATCATGGGGTCGTATGAGGCGGGTGTCGGCAAGACGCTGGGGCATATCGCCCTGGTGGTAGCGTTGGGCACCATGCTCGGCAAAATGATGGCCGAATCCGGTGGCGCCGAGCAGGTAGCGCGCACCTTGATCAACCGTTTCGGCGAGCGCAATGCGCATTGGGCGATGGTGTGTATCGCTTTCCTGGTGGGGCTGCCGCTGTTTTTCGAGGTCGGTTTTGTGTTGCTGGTGCCGATCGCCTTTACCGTGGCGCGGCGTGTGGGCGTGTCGATCCTGATGGTCGGCTTGCCGATGGTCGCCGGTTTGTCGGTGGTGCATGCCCTGGTGCCACCGCACCCGGCGGCGATGATGGCGGTGCTGGCGTATAACGCGTCAGTGGGGCAGACCGTGCTGTATGCGATCTTGATTGGTATCCCTACGGCGATCATCGCCGGTCCGCTGTACGCCAAGTTCATCGTGCCGCGCATTCACCTGCCGGCGGAGAACCCGCTGGAGCGTCAGTTCATCGAGCGTGAGCCGCGTACCCGTTTGCCGAGCTTTACGCTGACCATGGGCACCATCCTGTTGCCGGTGGTGCTGATGATGATCGGCGGCTGGGCCAACGTGATTTCTACACCGGGGAACGGTTTTAATCAGTTCCTGCTGTTTATCGGCAACTCGGTGATCGCGCTGCTGGTGGCGACCTTGGTGAGCTTCTGGACCTTGGGGCTGGCCCAGGGCTTTAACCGTGAAGCGATCCTCAAGTTCACCAATGAATGCCTGGCGCCGACGGCCAGTATTACCTTGCTGGTCGGCGCGGGCGGCGGGTTGAACCGCATTCTGGTGGACGCGGGCGTGACCAATGAGATCCTCGGCTTGGCCCATGCTTTCCATTTGTCGCCACTGGTGATGGGTTGGTTGTTCGCCGCGCTGATGCGGATCGCCACGGGCTCGGCCACCGTGGCCATGACGACGGCGTCCGGTGTGGTCGCGCCCGTTGCCATGGGCCTGGGTTATCCACACCCCGAATTGCTGGTGCTGGCCACTGGGGCGGGTTCGGTGATCTTTTCCCACGTCAACGACGGCGGCTTCTGGCTGATCAAGGAATACTTCAATATGACAGTGATCCAGACCTTCAAGACCTGGACCGTGCTGGAGACCCTGATTTCGGTGGTCGCCTTCGGTCTGACTTACGGTCTGTCCTGCATCCTGTAA
- a CDS encoding lysozyme inhibitor LprI family protein, translating to MNRQTLLVPFAASALLLALCGNASAADNAALKKCMDSANTTADMVNCNAKEAKVQDERLNKAYKTALAAQEGARKQQLQDVQRLWIKYRDANCGFAGSATGGTIDQVNGSGCLLDMTQTRAQELEDLVGP from the coding sequence ATGAATCGCCAGACCCTGCTTGTTCCCTTCGCCGCCAGCGCGCTGCTGCTGGCCCTGTGCGGCAACGCCTCGGCCGCCGACAACGCTGCCTTGAAGAAATGCATGGACAGCGCCAACACCACTGCCGACATGGTCAATTGCAACGCCAAGGAAGCCAAAGTGCAGGACGAGCGCCTGAACAAAGCCTACAAAACTGCCCTCGCCGCCCAGGAAGGTGCGCGCAAGCAGCAATTGCAGGATGTTCAGCGCCTGTGGATCAAATACCGCGACGCCAATTGCGGCTTCGCAGGCAGTGCCACCGGCGGCACCATCGACCAGGTCAATGGCTCCGGCTGCCTGCTGGACATGACGCAGACCCGCGCCCAGGAACTCGAAGACCTGGTCGGGCCGTGA